Part of the Sulfurimonas sp. genome, CTTGATAAAAAATCTCGCCCTTAAAATCAACCAGATTCATAAAGTGAGCTACTCGGCGTCTCATCTCATCTTCGCTGCTCCCACCCATAGGTATGCCTACGACGACGGCATCAACTTCCCACTCATCAAGAACTTTTTTCACATCTCTTGCGGCTTGATCTCTGTTTTTTCTCTCTACCGCCTTTAGTGGAGTTGCCAAATCTTTATGCGCCGAATACGCCAAACCTATTCGTTTAAGCCCCAAATCAATTGCTATATATTTCATTATTCTACTTTTTTATATAAACAATATGAGCAAAGCCCATATTGTTTGCGCTAACCGCTATGGCACTAAAGTAGCCTTTGACAAGGCTTAAAAAAATAGAATTTATCAACTCTATTTTCCTAAACAAAAACTGCCGAACATTTTATCAAGCATTTCATCATTCTCATATGGTCTGGTTATTGAAGAGATTTCTTTTACCGCTTCATTTAAGCAAAACGAGAATATTTCCAACTCTTGATCTTGAAGCGGAAAAAGTGCTTCTTCTATGTTTTTTAGCGTATTTTCAACCGCCGATATCTGTCTTTGAGATATCAGCATCATCTCATCGGAGCTGTTTGTTATATTCATAATATTTTCCAAAGCCTTTACAAGCTCATCGACACTCTCTTTTGAGTTAAGTTCTATATCAAACCTTATATCCGTATGTAAAAACTTCGGCTCTAAATCTATCTTGTTTTTCACATATAAAACTTTTTTATCGCTGGCATCTGATTTTATAAGCATTAACATCTGTTCATCTTCTTCATCTGCAACTCTTGAGCCGTCAAAAAGCGCTATAACGATATCGCTCTCTTTTATCGCTTCAAGCGAGCGCTCAATCCCGATGCGCTCTATCTCATCACTAGCTTCTCGTATGCCTGCGGTATCGACTATACGGATAAGGTGCGTGCCGATTTTCACCTGCTCTTCAATCGTGTCTCGCGTCGTTCCCGCGATATCGCTGACAATAGCACGATTATAGTTTAGCAGAGAGTTTAGGAGTGAACTTTTTCCGACATTCGGTTTCCCAACGATTGCCACGCGAAATCCCTGCATAAGCCCCTCTCTTGCTCTGCTTGCTCTAAGAGTTTTTTCAAGAGATTTTTTAAGCTCATACAGCTTTGCCTCAATTTGCAAAACCAAATCTTCGGGCAAATCCTCTTCGGCATAATCAATGCTGACCTCGGAATAAGCAAGTATATGGATAATTTCATCACGGATACCCTCAATATATTCTTTAAGCGAGCCTTTCATCTGCTTTGCCAGAATTTTTGCGCCCTCTTCGCTTTTTGCTTCTATCAACTGCGCAATGGCTTCTGCTTCACTCAAATCAATCCTGCCGTTAAAAAAAGCTCTTTTAGAAAATTCGCCTGCAGTTGCTAATCTGGCGCCGTAAGAGATAGTTGCCCTTAAAATACTTTGTGCAACTATAAAACCGCCGTGACACTGAATCTCGACTACATCTTCGGCGGTAAAGGAGAACGGCGCTTTAAAGTATATAACGATAGCTTCATCTATAAGCTCGTTGTTGAAATTATATATATTTGTTAAAGTTGCATATCTCGGAGAAAAATCTTGTTTGCGGGTAATTTTTTTAGCAATTTCTACAGCCCTATCGCCGCTA contains:
- the ruvX gene encoding Holliday junction resolvase RuvX, giving the protein MKYIAIDLGLKRIGLAYSAHKDLATPLKAVERKNRDQAARDVKKVLDEWEVDAVVVGIPMGGSSEDEMRRRVAHFMNLVDFKGEIFYQDESNSSIEAESMMRGEIKYIRDGRIDSIAAMIILQRFLAKRTS
- the mnmE gene encoding tRNA uridine-5-carboxymethylaminomethyl(34) synthesis GTPase MnmE, which encodes MMNNDTISAVATANGIGSIAIIRISGDRAVEIAKKITRKQDFSPRYATLTNIYNFNNELIDEAIVIYFKAPFSFTAEDVVEIQCHGGFIVAQSILRATISYGARLATAGEFSKRAFFNGRIDLSEAEAIAQLIEAKSEEGAKILAKQMKGSLKEYIEGIRDEIIHILAYSEVSIDYAEEDLPEDLVLQIEAKLYELKKSLEKTLRASRAREGLMQGFRVAIVGKPNVGKSSLLNSLLNYNRAIVSDIAGTTRDTIEEQVKIGTHLIRIVDTAGIREASDEIERIGIERSLEAIKESDIVIALFDGSRVADEEDEQMLMLIKSDASDKKVLYVKNKIDLEPKFLHTDIRFDIELNSKESVDELVKALENIMNITNSSDEMMLISQRQISAVENTLKNIEEALFPLQDQELEIFSFCLNEAVKEISSITRPYENDEMLDKMFGSFCLGK